Proteins encoded within one genomic window of Thioploca ingrica:
- a CDS encoding O-antigen polymerase, producing the protein MGLKINKAQFFQAGLNLVKRTTSISLIAELVLTMRSHSSYSQSNPDTGIFISLLLLIIWLPLPLGSNRPWAWAIMEVWILSLFLFWLWKYFCGQVELTPVFLKAKWIVIAWMVWLSYLGLQCLPLPYAVVQQLSPKAAYFHTLGVIANTVGLTENSFPQRVTLSVDPHLTAVALLKSISYVLLFILILLLITQRRRLQWIAYALVFSGLFQAIYGSLMTLSGLEYGFFQEKFTYRGFATGTFINRNHLAGYLVMCLSIGIGLLIAKLGHDYHATTWRQRLRSILAWLLSETMRLRLYLGIMVIAVVLTRSRMGNIALFTSLLMAGLLGLMLLRHATRATVILLVSLIVIDLFIVGTWFGLDKVAQRLEQTQLLTESRDEVSHYTLIYWQDYFWTGSGLGSFYAVFPHYRGMDVSGFYDHAHNDYLEFASETGLVGLILLGSIVLSSLGIALIAQYRRRNRLCRGIAFSVVMAIIAILIHSSVDFNLQIPANIATFVIILALAWVAAFLPSSHFYSKLNSK; encoded by the coding sequence ATGGGTCTTAAGATAAACAAGGCACAATTTTTTCAAGCCGGATTGAATTTGGTGAAAAGAACCACTTCTATCTCACTCATTGCAGAGTTAGTATTAACCATGAGATCACACTCTTCTTATTCTCAATCGAATCCCGACACGGGAATTTTTATTAGTTTATTATTGCTCATTATTTGGTTACCTTTACCTTTGGGTAGTAATCGTCCTTGGGCGTGGGCAATCATGGAAGTCTGGATATTGAGTTTATTTTTATTCTGGTTATGGAAATATTTCTGCGGGCAAGTTGAGCTAACGCCAGTATTTCTTAAAGCCAAATGGATAGTAATCGCTTGGATGGTCTGGTTAAGTTACCTTGGTCTACAATGTTTACCACTCCCTTATGCGGTTGTTCAACAACTTTCTCCTAAAGCGGCTTATTTTCATACTTTAGGTGTCATAGCAAATACCGTCGGTTTAACAGAAAATAGTTTCCCTCAACGAGTAACCTTATCAGTGGATCCTCATCTTACGGCGGTTGCTTTACTAAAAAGCATCAGTTATGTTTTGTTATTTATATTAATTCTTTTACTTATCACTCAGCGGCGGCGTCTACAATGGATTGCTTATGCTCTCGTATTCAGTGGTTTATTTCAAGCCATTTATGGTAGTCTCATGACTTTATCCGGTTTAGAATATGGTTTTTTTCAAGAAAAATTCACTTATCGAGGTTTTGCAACCGGGACTTTCATCAACCGTAATCATTTAGCCGGTTACCTCGTGATGTGTTTATCAATCGGAATTGGCTTACTTATTGCTAAGTTAGGTCATGATTACCATGCAACCACCTGGCGGCAACGATTACGTTCCATACTCGCTTGGTTACTCAGTGAAACCATGCGGTTAAGATTGTACTTAGGGATAATGGTCATTGCAGTGGTACTCACTCGTTCGCGAATGGGTAATATCGCCTTGTTTACGAGTTTGTTAATGGCCGGTTTGCTTGGATTAATGTTGTTACGCCATGCAACCCGTGCTACAGTCATTTTACTAGTCAGTTTAATTGTAATTGATCTATTCATTGTCGGAACTTGGTTTGGTTTAGATAAAGTCGCTCAACGTCTCGAACAAACTCAGTTACTTACTGAAAGTCGTGATGAAGTCAGCCACTATACCCTCATTTATTGGCAAGATTATTTTTGGACTGGTTCCGGATTAGGCAGTTTCTATGCGGTTTTCCCCCATTATCGTGGGATGGATGTATCGGGTTTCTATGATCATGCTCATAATGACTACCTTGAATTCGCTAGCGAAACCGGTTTAGTTGGATTAATCTTACTCGGCAGTATCGTGTTAAGTTCTTTAGGCATTGCTTTAATCGCACAATATCGTCGTCGTAACCGGTTATGTCGTGGAATCGCTTTTAGCGTTGTTATGGCGATAATCGCCATCCTCATTCACAGTAGTGTCGATTTTAATCTCCAAATTCCAGCTAATATTGCCACTTTTGTGATTATTTTAGCATTAGCTTGGGTTGCTGCTTTTTTACCCAGCTCTCATTTTTATTCTAAGCTGAATTCAAAGTAA
- a CDS encoding secreted protein containing DUF928: MQYFNWTSLDLLSKFIYGFLILFTSWNTQVQSANMTTYYSVKGISSWNKETENGGFCKQAAFSNANITYQSRVKSVPTRHPGIGKPGFCQSLPAVKEDFILQVLTPPQTGLTFSVQPTLYWFVSKPITADFIFYLAKAESKSIDDHKHNPLLNKTLFLSISKPGIQSFSLSQYPVSLEKNIEYKWSITLVCDSQNASTSRIFTEGRIKYVKPAFDTGQRDFALYAQHGFWYDALDTVSELIRSHSTNKGLRQARALLLQQGELLEVLAYN, translated from the coding sequence ATGCAGTATTTCAATTGGACCTCATTGGACTTACTCAGCAAATTTATTTACGGTTTTTTGATATTATTCACCAGTTGGAATACCCAAGTTCAATCAGCGAATATGACTACCTACTACTCAGTTAAAGGGATATCAAGCTGGAATAAAGAAACCGAGAATGGTGGTTTTTGTAAACAAGCTGCCTTTTCTAATGCGAACATTACCTACCAATCCAGAGTTAAAAGTGTACCGACTCGACATCCCGGAATAGGCAAACCGGGATTTTGTCAATCCTTACCTGCGGTTAAAGAAGATTTTATTTTACAAGTATTAACTCCCCCACAAACTGGACTGACTTTTTCTGTACAACCGACTTTGTATTGGTTTGTTTCTAAACCGATAACGGCTGATTTTATCTTCTATTTAGCTAAAGCTGAGTCAAAATCGATTGATGACCATAAACATAACCCATTGTTAAATAAAACCCTATTTCTTTCAATTTCTAAACCCGGTATTCAGTCTTTTTCCCTTAGTCAATACCCAGTCAGTTTAGAAAAAAATATTGAATATAAATGGTCGATTACTCTGGTATGCGACTCGCAAAACGCTTCTACCAGCCGTATTTTTACTGAAGGTCGGATTAAATATGTCAAACCGGCTTTTGATACGGGTCAGCGGGATTTTGCTCTTTATGCACAACACGGTTTTTGGTATGACGCTTTAGACACCGTTTCTGAACTGATTCGCAGCCACTCTACTAACAAAGGCTTACGCCAAGCGAGAGCACTTTTGCTCCAACAAGGAGAATTGCTAGAAGTACTTGCTTATAATTGA
- a CDS encoding nitrate/sulfonate/bicarbonate ABC transporter periplasmic protein-like protein: protein MSIKDKSVATTLQLTRRAFLKYASASTLLPTVLGMVPNLVSTRAYAQAEKKIPAEWLQIAAKYGKPTGSFGKIGDPVTLTIGYQPYCTPYWTSSVNKQAQLWAKYLPKGSKVLWFRALSGPLINNNMMSGINQFGYMAETPALRAGEMVKCDMVAVTGYDLGETGSICVPTGLLAEEKLRTAKNLEAQRVGVPFGSYSHRQILTWAEQNQVKPELINQSIEQQMTYLKAEKIWAGVLWEPYPQWLEQRGIASRWVTGREMPCTCAQYNPQAIAHNFRVVGSTLAIHDWLRERPDIIMAYLKSEEAARALLIQQSDLAAYYVWTDIAEIPQSVIRATLDMMVWDGRITTEVKQHLKGCARMWRKQQILTQPRTQDPDQYVDEWADDRYLQLAIQELQTQELWTSATLPGFPKEIRPEQLQRHSWKTYENIKLKPASGASN from the coding sequence ATGTCAATAAAAGATAAATCTGTCGCAACGACCTTACAATTGACCCGGCGCGCTTTTTTAAAATATGCCAGTGCGAGCACGCTTCTACCTACTGTACTGGGGATGGTACCCAATTTAGTGAGTACTCGAGCTTATGCCCAAGCAGAAAAAAAGATTCCGGCGGAATGGTTGCAAATCGCCGCTAAATATGGCAAGCCGACGGGGAGTTTTGGCAAGATTGGCGACCCAGTGACTTTAACGATTGGTTATCAACCTTATTGCACACCCTATTGGACTTCCTCAGTGAATAAACAAGCCCAACTCTGGGCTAAATATTTGCCTAAAGGGAGTAAAGTCCTGTGGTTCCGCGCATTATCTGGACCACTGATTAATAATAATATGATGAGTGGGATAAATCAATTTGGCTATATGGCAGAAACGCCGGCTTTACGTGCCGGTGAGATGGTAAAATGCGATATGGTTGCGGTCACCGGCTACGATCTCGGCGAAACTGGCAGTATTTGTGTTCCTACTGGATTACTCGCCGAAGAAAAATTGAGAACAGCCAAAAATTTAGAAGCTCAACGTGTTGGAGTCCCTTTTGGTTCTTATTCCCATCGCCAGATTTTGACTTGGGCTGAGCAAAACCAAGTTAAACCTGAGCTTATTAATCAATCCATTGAACAACAAATGACCTATTTAAAAGCGGAGAAGATTTGGGCAGGAGTGCTCTGGGAACCTTATCCTCAGTGGCTAGAACAACGTGGTATTGCGAGTCGCTGGGTAACGGGACGGGAGATGCCTTGTACTTGTGCCCAATATAATCCCCAAGCAATTGCGCATAATTTTCGCGTGGTGGGTTCTACCTTAGCCATTCATGATTGGTTACGAGAACGTCCCGATATCATTATGGCTTATCTTAAATCAGAAGAAGCAGCCCGTGCGTTGCTCATCCAGCAATCCGATTTAGCCGCTTATTACGTTTGGACCGATATCGCGGAAATTCCACAAAGTGTGATCCGGGCTACCTTGGATATGATGGTTTGGGATGGACGGATTACCACCGAAGTGAAACAACACTTAAAAGGTTGTGCCCGAATGTGGCGAAAACAGCAAATTTTAACGCAACCCCGAACTCAAGATCCGGATCAGTATGTTGATGAGTGGGCAGATGATCGGTATTTACAGTTGGCTATTCAAGAATTACAAACGCAAGAACTTTGGACTTCAGCTACTTTACCTGGTTTTCCTAAAGAAATTCGCCCAGAGCAACTGCAGCGACACAGTTGGAAAACCTACGAAAACATTAAACTTAAACCAGCTAGCGGAGCGAGCAATTAG
- a CDS encoding signal transduction histidine kinase, with protein sequence MGIRHKLFFNTSIIIVCLGVVGGIGFFYTHHVARMSMSLVEIEAVPILEINSLEESAWEMWLRLVVHTSVSDVETMQGLETEITQLEEKLKQQIIAVAQLYQTFDTTNSRLKLDGEQEHLQTLKQFQQNWQNFSEIAHNVLKLSQEFTKEDAVKLIVHDGRVAYDGAIANLRTLIKQHRLHMETLRDIALNARQQSAVTIIALTVLIGLTVLFLINNFSRRLLTPLLKINTQLKLLAQGQLLEDEIEYKGNDEIGEIVLSSQRLKESMRSTIIQANAIAAGNYNSEVQLLSEQDELGHALVDMTNTLRQVTQKTTTQDWLKTGQNQLNDQMSGEQNLVDLGHNIISFITIYVEAQIGVFYLVEQATQGFNQNLQLKLIASYAYTKRKNLADEFQFSEGLVERAAKEQQSIILTINSGLSEEVPRHIIVIPFPYENLIKGVIVLGSAVTLTTLQIDFLHQVMPNIGIAVNSIESRSKMQELLQQTQIQANELQHQKAELQQQKEELQHQKEVLQHQTEELQSQAEELQSQTEELRQTNEELEERTQELERQREAVRIKNNDLEDSRRILEIKAEELELASQYKSEFLANMSHELRTPLNSLLILSQLLAENKANNLTDKQIEYAQTIHSAGADLLTLINDILDLSKVEAGKVEVHPEDILLTDLVENIDQKFRHVAEERKLAFQLTIAENLPPKIYTDGQRLIQVINNLLSNAFKFTAAGQVKLTIQRPADKEWVSPTGLTIKKPITFSVEDTGIGIPLDKQKVIFEAFQQADGTTSRRYGGTGLGLSISRQLARLLGGELHLSSQEGKGSIFTLYLPESIEPNGPIFRTEKAKPEPAVVHSARKMTTTVTPSTAVTSLKENKIEISDDRANLQPGDKFILIIEDDRKFATILVELAREKEFKCLFAEDGKTGLQLAEKYHPHAIILDVGLPLLDGWTVMEQLKDNPNTRHIPVHFMSATEQGSEAKKMGAIGYLLKPISMAELGDAFKKIEQFLAKTVKNLLVLVDNPAHQEQILNLVGSNEVQATVVTTKTKALQQLTNKLVDTIILDLDIDQGTGIHLLEQLQSKDEWSQIPVIIHANRDLTEFEETIFQRCSGHLIVKAVRSPERLLDEATLFLHQIEANLPEEKRNMLKMVHDKTAILIHKKVLIVDDDIRNTFALATVLEDHDVEVKVAQNGKEALTVLEEHPEIDIVLMDIMMPEMDGYEAMQKIRAQPRFRKLPIIALTAKAMKGDRAKCIEAGANDYLSKPVDTDKLISLMRVWLYQ encoded by the coding sequence ATGGGGATTCGTCACAAGCTATTTTTCAATACCTCTATTATTATTGTTTGTCTAGGAGTCGTTGGCGGAATTGGCTTTTTTTATACTCACCATGTTGCTCGTATGTCTATGTCGTTGGTCGAGATTGAAGCAGTACCTATTTTAGAAATTAACAGTTTAGAAGAATCTGCTTGGGAAATGTGGCTACGCTTAGTGGTGCATACCAGTGTTTCCGATGTAGAAACCATGCAAGGTTTAGAAACTGAAATTACACAATTAGAAGAGAAGCTCAAGCAACAAATAATAGCGGTTGCTCAACTGTATCAAACTTTTGATACAACCAATAGTCGGCTAAAATTAGATGGTGAACAGGAACACCTGCAAACTCTAAAGCAGTTTCAACAAAATTGGCAAAATTTTAGTGAAATTGCGCATAACGTATTAAAACTCAGTCAAGAATTTACTAAAGAAGATGCGGTGAAGCTTATTGTTCATGATGGTCGAGTTGCTTATGATGGAGCCATTGCTAATTTACGTACCTTGATAAAACAACACCGTCTTCATATGGAAACGTTACGTGATATTGCTCTCAATGCCCGTCAACAGTCCGCAGTTACCATCATTGCTTTAACGGTGTTGATTGGATTAACGGTATTATTTCTAATCAATAATTTTAGTCGTCGCTTACTCACGCCGCTGTTAAAAATCAACACGCAATTAAAGTTATTAGCTCAAGGTCAATTGCTTGAGGATGAAATTGAATATAAAGGCAATGATGAAATTGGTGAAATTGTTTTATCTTCACAGCGGCTTAAAGAAAGTATGCGCTCAACGATCATTCAAGCCAATGCGATTGCAGCGGGTAATTATAATAGTGAAGTGCAACTCCTTTCTGAACAAGATGAGCTGGGACACGCCCTAGTTGATATGACTAATACTTTACGGCAAGTCACCCAAAAAACGACTACTCAAGATTGGTTGAAAACCGGGCAAAATCAACTGAATGATCAAATGAGTGGCGAGCAAAATTTAGTCGATTTAGGTCACAATATTATTTCTTTCATCACGATTTATGTCGAAGCTCAAATTGGCGTATTTTACCTGGTTGAACAAGCCACTCAAGGATTTAACCAAAATCTACAGCTTAAACTGATAGCTAGTTATGCTTATACTAAGCGTAAAAACTTAGCGGATGAATTTCAATTCAGTGAAGGCTTGGTTGAACGCGCTGCCAAAGAGCAACAAAGTATTATTTTGACAATTAATTCTGGCTTAAGTGAAGAAGTGCCCCGTCACATTATCGTCATCCCGTTTCCTTATGAAAACCTCATTAAAGGCGTTATTGTCTTAGGTTCAGCAGTGACATTAACTACTCTCCAGATTGATTTTCTGCATCAAGTGATGCCCAATATTGGCATTGCGGTTAATTCGATTGAATCACGTTCCAAGATGCAGGAATTATTACAACAAACCCAAATTCAAGCGAACGAGCTACAACATCAAAAAGCCGAATTACAACAGCAAAAAGAAGAATTACAGCATCAAAAGGAAGTTTTACAACATCAAACTGAAGAATTGCAAAGTCAAGCCGAAGAATTACAAAGCCAAACTGAAGAACTACGGCAAACCAATGAAGAATTGGAAGAACGAACTCAAGAACTAGAACGCCAACGCGAAGCTGTTCGTATAAAAAACAATGATTTAGAAGATTCAAGGCGGATTTTAGAAATTAAAGCGGAAGAATTAGAATTAGCCAGTCAATATAAATCCGAGTTTTTAGCCAATATGTCCCATGAATTGCGGACACCTTTAAATAGTTTGTTAATTCTATCGCAATTATTAGCGGAAAATAAAGCTAACAATCTGACCGATAAGCAAATTGAATATGCGCAAACGATTCACAGTGCCGGTGCAGATTTACTCACGCTGATCAATGACATTCTAGATTTATCTAAGGTAGAAGCCGGGAAGGTAGAAGTTCATCCGGAAGATATTTTGCTGACTGATTTAGTTGAAAACATTGACCAAAAATTCCGCCATGTTGCCGAAGAAAGAAAATTAGCTTTCCAGCTAACGATTGCCGAAAATTTACCGCCAAAAATTTATACGGATGGCCAAAGATTAATTCAAGTTATCAACAATTTGCTTTCCAATGCTTTTAAATTTACTGCTGCCGGTCAGGTGAAATTAACCATACAACGTCCCGCGGATAAAGAATGGGTTTCGCCAACCGGATTAACGATAAAGAAACCAATAACGTTTAGTGTCGAAGATACGGGCATTGGTATTCCGCTTGACAAACAGAAAGTGATATTTGAAGCGTTTCAACAAGCCGATGGAACCACGAGTCGGCGCTATGGCGGTACCGGGTTGGGATTATCGATTTCGCGCCAGTTAGCTCGCTTACTAGGTGGCGAACTGCATTTATCGAGTCAAGAAGGTAAAGGCAGTATTTTTACTTTATATTTGCCGGAAAGTATTGAACCCAATGGTCCAATTTTCAGAACAGAAAAGGCTAAACCAGAACCGGCAGTCGTTCATTCTGCTCGTAAAATGACCACAACAGTCACCCCATCCACTGCAGTGACCTCGCTGAAAGAAAATAAGATAGAAATTAGTGATGATAGAGCTAACCTCCAACCGGGCGATAAATTTATTTTAATTATTGAAGATGATCGTAAATTTGCCACTATCTTAGTGGAGTTAGCGCGAGAAAAAGAGTTTAAATGTCTCTTTGCTGAGGATGGCAAAACCGGTTTACAACTGGCGGAAAAGTATCATCCTCATGCGATTATTCTTGACGTTGGCCTACCCTTGTTAGACGGTTGGACGGTCATGGAACAGCTCAAGGATAACCCTAATACTCGTCATATCCCGGTGCATTTTATGTCGGCGACTGAACAGGGTTCCGAAGCTAAAAAGATGGGTGCCATTGGTTATCTCTTGAAGCCCATCAGTATGGCAGAACTCGGTGATGCTTTCAAAAAAATAGAACAATTTTTAGCTAAAACGGTGAAAAATTTACTCGTATTAGTTGATAATCCAGCACATCAAGAGCAAATCCTCAATTTAGTGGGCAGTAACGAAGTTCAGGCCACCGTAGTCACTACCAAAACCAAGGCATTACAACAACTCACCAACAAGCTTGTTGATACGATTATTTTGGATTTAGATATTGATCAAGGTACCGGGATTCATTTACTGGAACAATTACAATCCAAAGATGAATGGAGTCAAATACCCGTTATTATTCACGCTAACCGCGATCTCACTGAGTTTGAAGAAACGATCTTTCAACGCTGCTCTGGCCATCTCATCGTGAAAGCAGTCCGTTCACCAGAACGATTGTTAGATGAAGCCACGTTATTTCTTCACCAGATCGAAGCTAATTTGCCCGAAGAAAAGCGTAATATGCTAAAAATGGTGCATGATAAAACTGCGATTTTAATCCATAAAAAAGTGTTAATTGTCGATGATGATATCCGTAATACTTTCGCTTTGGCCACCGTGTTGGAAGATCATGATGTCGAAGTCAAGGTTGCCCAAAATGGCAAAGAAGCCTTAACGGTATTAGAAGAACATCCCGAGATTGATATTGTTTTAATGGATATTATGATGCCAGAAATGGATGGCTATGAAGCGATGCAAAAAATTCGTGCACAACCGCGCTTTCGGAAATTACCGATTATTGCGTTGACTGCCAAAGCCATGAAAGGTGATCGGGCCAAATGTATTGAAGCTGGAGCGAATGATTATCTCTCTAAACCGGTTGACACTGATAAACTTATTTCTTTAATGAGAGTATGGCTTTATCAATAA
- a CDS encoding ABC nitrate/nitrite/cyanate family transporter, periplasmic ligand binding protein, whose protein sequence is MKKRLICYMVIVILAIGSTTTWAKTTLKVGYLPILDHLALLVSHAQDNDAFKQVDIQPKLFKSWAEMVGALKVGAIDAAFIMSPLAMDLFNHGLDIQTILLAHRDGSAITVKKDSPIHSAADLKGKLIAIPDMKATHTALLNHYLMTAGLSLKEVIAKVIAPPNMLNAMKLGKIDAFIVAEPFGAEAQHEGIGRILVLTKDIINNHVECIVVIKKHFLNDNPAAVQEWVDSLIRAGKWIDQDKLNNHAQQVAQLTAQKKYLPYSQETITLGLQNPPERILYSDLNPKLEDFQKIVDISKEADILDPVDLKAFIDNRFYHDSPANEKSVQQKP, encoded by the coding sequence ATGAAAAAACGACTGATCTGTTATATGGTGATAGTGATCTTGGCTATTGGCTCTACGACGACTTGGGCTAAAACCACTCTTAAGGTGGGTTATTTACCCATTCTCGATCACTTAGCTTTATTAGTTTCACATGCTCAAGATAATGATGCTTTCAAACAAGTTGACATTCAACCGAAGCTGTTTAAATCTTGGGCGGAAATGGTCGGGGCACTCAAAGTCGGGGCGATTGATGCGGCTTTCATTATGTCGCCTTTGGCAATGGATTTATTTAATCATGGCCTTGATATTCAAACAATTTTATTAGCACATCGGGATGGTTCTGCTATTACCGTTAAAAAAGATTCCCCAATTCACTCAGCCGCCGATTTAAAGGGTAAATTGATTGCGATTCCAGATATGAAGGCGACTCATACCGCTCTTCTCAATCACTATCTGATGACCGCTGGTCTGTCTTTAAAAGAAGTCATTGCTAAAGTCATTGCCCCACCGAATATGCTTAATGCGATGAAATTAGGCAAAATAGATGCTTTCATTGTTGCTGAACCTTTTGGCGCCGAAGCACAACATGAGGGAATTGGCCGAATTTTAGTTCTCACTAAAGACATTATTAATAATCACGTTGAATGTATTGTGGTGATTAAGAAACATTTTTTAAACGATAACCCGGCAGCAGTTCAAGAATGGGTTGATAGTCTCATTCGAGCCGGTAAATGGATTGACCAAGACAAGCTAAACAATCATGCTCAACAAGTGGCACAACTGACTGCCCAAAAAAAATATTTACCCTATTCTCAAGAGACCATTACTTTAGGGTTACAAAACCCGCCAGAGCGCATTTTATATTCTGATCTTAATCCGAAGTTAGAAGATTTCCAAAAGATTGTCGACATTTCTAAAGAAGCAGATATTCTCGATCCAGTTGATCTGAAAGCTTTTATTGATAATCGGTTTTATCACGATTCCCCCGCGAATGAAAAATCAGTCCAGCAAAAACCGTAA
- a CDS encoding excinuclease ABC subunit A — MIKTFKDTKTKNLFQGRRVKRFVNIETVAMRKLAMLNRAEQIDDLRIPPGNQLEALKGNRAGHYSIRINDQFRVCFRFENGDAFEVEIVDYH, encoded by the coding sequence ATGATTAAAACTTTCAAAGACACTAAGACTAAAAACCTGTTTCAAGGCAGGCGAGTCAAACGCTTTGTCAATATCGAAACAGTTGCCATGCGCAAGCTAGCGATGTTGAATCGTGCGGAACAAATTGATGATTTACGCATTCCGCCAGGTAATCAGCTAGAGGCTCTCAAAGGCAACCGTGCGGGTCATTACAGCATCCGCATTAACGACCAGTTTCGCGTGTGTTTTCGTTTTGAAAATGGAGATGCCTTTGAAGTTGAAATTGTAGACTATCATTAA
- a CDS encoding XRE family transcriptional regulator: MRTVPYPKPGEILLEEFLKPMNITQYRLAKDIGVPQRRIGEIIAGKRGITADTGLRLSRYFGTSEGFWTGLQDDYDRAITKDRLQEVLSHIQPCLKFNFF, translated from the coding sequence GTGCGTACCGTACCTTACCCCAAACCTGGTGAGATTCTGCTGGAAGAATTCTTGAAACCGATGAATATTACTCAATATCGTCTTGCTAAAGACATTGGTGTTCCGCAACGCCGGATTGGTGAAATTATCGCCGGCAAACGGGGCATTACTGCGGATACCGGTTTACGTCTCTCTCGCTATTTTGGCACCTCAGAAGGCTTTTGGACCGGACTGCAAGATGATTATGATCGCGCGATCACTAAAGACCGCTTGCAGGAAGTGTTATCACATATTCAGCCATGTCTCAAATTTAATTTTTTTTAG